One region of Streptomyces leeuwenhoekii genomic DNA includes:
- a CDS encoding IclR family transcriptional regulator domain-containing protein: MPAMTPMDAPEGAGAPAEAVAPLLRGLAVLRRLTEADGTLSLSDLERATGLARSTVDRITATLARMGYVRLDNRDVTLAPRLMELGNAYLAALRLPALLDARADALADELDESVSLAVGDRDGIRFIHQATRRRAMSLSFRIGDLLPAERTAPGPLFAAEWTDADWHHWRARRAADPHDHAFPAVPPTGRPTPDTDFERRTERAAAEGWALDDQLIEPGLVAVSVPVRDPRTGRVACVASVVSHTSRHTAEGLRESLLPRLRSAVAGMEHDLRTAPPPLPGAAPSGLAGWTGASKQELGREFVESLARGLTVLTAFGEGRAELTLTEVAKATGLARATARRALITYEHAGLVVPTPGRAFALTPRVLSLGFPPLSRTSLPQIAQPHLAALADRVRESAALAVLSDTAAGPGAEIQYTARVTPSRVMSVDIAVGTRQPAYATALGRVLLAGRAEPDRVLGDLRPLTPRTITDPAELTRELARVRAQGYALTDEELEEGLRSIAVPLRDGTGRVVAGVNVAMHAARRSLRECVEDILPELCETASRIEADLRVAGRFRRVPPT; the protein is encoded by the coding sequence ATGCCCGCCATGACCCCGATGGACGCCCCCGAGGGGGCCGGCGCGCCCGCCGAGGCGGTCGCCCCGCTGCTGCGCGGCCTCGCCGTACTGCGGCGACTGACCGAGGCGGACGGCACCCTCAGTCTCAGCGACCTGGAGCGCGCCACCGGCCTCGCCCGCTCCACGGTCGACCGGATCACGGCGACACTCGCCCGCATGGGGTACGTACGCCTGGACAACCGCGACGTGACCCTGGCCCCCCGCCTGATGGAACTGGGCAACGCCTACCTGGCCGCCCTCCGCCTGCCCGCCCTGCTGGACGCCCGCGCGGACGCCCTCGCCGACGAGCTGGACGAGTCCGTCTCCCTCGCGGTCGGCGACCGCGACGGCATCCGCTTCATCCACCAGGCCACCCGCCGCCGCGCGATGTCCCTCAGCTTCCGCATCGGCGACCTGCTCCCGGCCGAACGCACCGCGCCCGGTCCGCTGTTCGCGGCCGAGTGGACGGACGCCGACTGGCACCACTGGCGCGCCCGCCGGGCGGCGGACCCGCACGACCACGCCTTCCCCGCCGTACCGCCCACCGGCCGCCCCACCCCCGACACCGATTTCGAACGGCGTACGGAGCGGGCGGCGGCCGAGGGCTGGGCCCTGGACGACCAGCTGATCGAACCGGGCCTGGTCGCGGTGTCGGTTCCGGTACGCGATCCCCGCACGGGCCGGGTGGCGTGCGTGGCGAGCGTGGTCAGCCACACCAGCCGGCACACGGCCGAGGGACTGCGCGAGAGCCTCCTGCCCCGACTGCGGTCCGCGGTGGCCGGGATGGAGCACGATCTGCGCACCGCCCCGCCGCCACTGCCCGGCGCGGCGCCGTCGGGCCTGGCCGGCTGGACGGGCGCGTCGAAGCAGGAGCTGGGCCGGGAGTTCGTCGAATCGCTGGCCCGCGGGCTGACCGTCCTGACCGCCTTCGGCGAGGGGCGGGCGGAGCTGACCCTCACCGAGGTGGCCAAGGCCACGGGCCTGGCGCGGGCCACGGCCCGGCGCGCGCTGATCACGTACGAGCACGCGGGCCTGGTGGTGCCGACCCCCGGCCGCGCGTTCGCCCTCACCCCCCGGGTCCTCTCCCTCGGCTTCCCGCCGCTGTCCCGCACCTCCCTCCCTCAGATCGCCCAGCCCCACCTGGCCGCCCTGGCGGACCGGGTACGGGAGTCGGCGGCGCTGGCCGTCCTGTCGGACACGGCGGCCGGCCCCGGCGCGGAGATCCAGTACACGGCGCGGGTGACCCCCAGCCGCGTGATGAGCGTCGACATCGCCGTCGGCACCCGGCAGCCGGCGTACGCCACCGCCCTGGGCCGCGTCCTGCTGGCCGGCCGCGCGGAACCGGACCGCGTCCTCGGCGACCTCCGCCCCCTCACCCCGCGCACGATCACCGACCCGGCGGAACTGACCCGGGAGCTGGCCCGGGTCCGCGCCCAGGGCTACGCCCTGACCGACGAGGAACTGGAGGAGGGCCTGCGCTCGATCGCGGTCCCGCTCCGCGACGGCACGGGCAGGGTGGTCGCGGGAGTCAACGTGGCCATGCACGCGGCCCGCCGCTCACTGCGGGAATGCGTCGAGGACATCCTCCCCGAACTGTGCGAGACAGCCTCCCGCATCGAGGCGGACCTACGGGTGGCGGGCCGGTTCCGACGAGTACCACCCACCTGA
- a CDS encoding M6 family metalloprotease domain-containing protein: protein MAALATVTALTLTLSTSAGTGDLGPGGTPAGAGPVSLSRSPAHGPCMISGGPEVQMSEGVPTTTGYARSTGTVRALTLMVDFSDAPGQGSALDRYGEFFPQTAQWFRTSSYGRLDYRPETPVRDWLRMPKPFAEYGIERGAPFDPGYRELVQDIVAAADAKVDFRAYDLLNVLVTPNAGPSALDTVLSVTFAANGDAPIADGVPVANASFVYSRQDDGSGSYGRTGYRVLPHENGHVFGLPDLYTQEGGGAVGHWDIMSEDWGANNDLLGWHKWKLGWLEAAQVHCAARPGTAEYTLTPLARAGGSKLVFVPLDARSGYAVELRTRDGNDEAVCRPGVLIYKVDAQVDTGMGPVRVYDSRRDSGGCTRAPNVHAELSDAAFIPGETFKDPHQGITITVAADLSGDHRVRVTRS, encoded by the coding sequence GTGGCCGCCCTCGCGACGGTCACCGCCCTGACCCTCACCCTCAGCACCTCCGCCGGCACCGGGGATCTCGGCCCCGGCGGCACACCGGCGGGCGCCGGCCCCGTCTCCCTGTCCCGCTCCCCCGCCCACGGCCCCTGCATGATCAGCGGCGGGCCGGAGGTCCAGATGTCGGAGGGCGTCCCCACCACCACCGGCTACGCCCGCTCCACCGGCACCGTCCGCGCCCTGACCCTGATGGTCGACTTCTCCGACGCGCCCGGCCAGGGCAGCGCCCTGGACCGCTACGGGGAGTTCTTCCCGCAGACCGCGCAGTGGTTCCGCACCAGCTCCTACGGCCGCCTCGACTACCGCCCCGAGACGCCGGTCCGCGACTGGCTGCGCATGCCCAAGCCGTTCGCGGAGTACGGCATAGAGCGCGGCGCCCCCTTCGACCCCGGGTACCGCGAGCTGGTCCAGGACATCGTGGCGGCGGCCGACGCCAAGGTCGACTTCCGCGCGTACGACCTGCTGAACGTGCTGGTCACCCCCAACGCCGGGCCCTCCGCCCTGGACACCGTCCTGTCCGTCACCTTCGCCGCCAACGGGGACGCCCCCATCGCCGACGGCGTCCCCGTGGCGAACGCGTCCTTCGTCTACTCCCGCCAGGACGACGGCTCCGGCTCCTACGGCAGGACCGGCTACCGCGTCCTGCCCCACGAGAACGGCCATGTCTTCGGCCTGCCCGACCTCTACACCCAGGAGGGCGGGGGCGCGGTCGGCCACTGGGACATCATGAGCGAGGACTGGGGCGCCAACAACGACCTGCTCGGCTGGCACAAGTGGAAGCTGGGCTGGCTGGAAGCGGCGCAGGTGCACTGCGCGGCCCGGCCCGGGACGGCGGAGTACACGCTGACCCCGCTGGCCCGCGCGGGCGGCTCCAAGCTGGTCTTCGTCCCCCTGGACGCCCGCTCCGGATACGCCGTCGAACTGCGCACCCGTGACGGCAACGACGAGGCGGTGTGCCGCCCGGGCGTGCTCATCTACAAGGTGGACGCGCAGGTGGACACCGGGATGGGCCCGGTACGGGTGTACGACTCCCGCCGCGACAGCGGAGGCTGCACCCGCGCCCCCAACGTGCACGCGGAACTCTCCGACGCCGCCTTCATCCCCGGCGAGACCTTCAAGGACCCGCACCAGGGCATCACGATCACGGTGGCGGCGGACCTGTCGGGCGACCACCGGGTACGGGTGACGCGGAGCTGA
- a CDS encoding TetR/AcrR family transcriptional regulator, which translates to MQTASPVQRKAPRPRADAQRNRERIVAAAREMFVEHGSDVPFDDIARRAGVGNATVYRNFPDRDALVREVVCSVMERTARAAEKALAENGDAFGALEHFVHTAADERISALCPMVSRTFDQHHPDLVAARKRIERLVAVLMDRARKAGQLRPDVGVGDLMVAMGQLSRPPAGTPCLRVDRFVHRHLQLFLDGLRAPARSPLPGTAVTLEDLRRA; encoded by the coding sequence GTGCAGACCGCCTCCCCCGTGCAGCGCAAGGCGCCCCGGCCGCGCGCCGACGCCCAGCGCAACCGGGAGCGGATCGTCGCCGCCGCCCGGGAGATGTTCGTCGAGCACGGTTCCGACGTGCCCTTCGACGACATCGCCCGCCGGGCCGGTGTCGGCAACGCCACGGTGTACCGCAACTTCCCGGACCGCGACGCCCTCGTCCGCGAGGTGGTCTGCTCGGTCATGGAGCGTACGGCGCGGGCGGCCGAGAAGGCCCTCGCGGAGAACGGCGACGCCTTCGGAGCGCTGGAGCACTTCGTGCACACCGCCGCCGACGAGCGGATCAGCGCTCTGTGCCCGATGGTGTCCCGCACGTTCGACCAGCACCACCCCGACCTCGTCGCCGCCCGGAAACGGATCGAGCGGCTCGTCGCCGTGCTCATGGACCGCGCCAGGAAGGCCGGGCAGCTCCGCCCCGACGTGGGGGTCGGCGACCTGATGGTCGCCATGGGGCAGCTCAGCCGCCCGCCGGCCGGCACGCCGTGCCTCCGCGTCGACCGCTTCGTCCACCGTCATCTGCAGTTGTTCCTGGACGGGCTGCGGGCACCCGCCCGCTCGCCCCTGCCGGGTACGGCCGTGACCCTGGAGGATCTGCGCCGGGCCTGA